The Nicotiana sylvestris chromosome 6, ASM39365v2, whole genome shotgun sequence genomic sequence CAAGATTAATACAATTAGGTCATTAGAAATGTGATTATAAGTAACTGTCTATATTAAATACTATGAATTAGTAGTCTGAAAAAATGAGCCGAGGGTccatcggaaacaacctctctatttcTATAAGGTAGGGGTCTCAAGACCCCATTTATGGGAATacactttgtttgttgttgttcttGTTCAGTAGTCTGAAAAATATGGTaagtaataactttgtaaatttgtACTGATATTATAAAGATAATATATATTGTCAAATGTATAAATCAATGTTTTGAACTATAGCTATTAgctaacaacaacaacccagtataatcccacttagtggggtctggggagggtagtgtgtacgcagaccttacccctaccctggggtagagaggctgtttccaaatagaccctcggcatccttccctccaagaacttctcaccttgctcttgggaagactcgaactcacaacctcttagttggaagtggaggttgtttaccatcagagcaacccctcttgtcattAGCTAAGTATATAGATAATCGATGGTCATTGATGATTATACATGTGATATTGTGGCATGGCTGCAGGATGATAGGAAGACGATACTGAGTTTAGCATTTCAGTCCGTAGGAGTTATCTACGGAGACTTAGGGACTTCCCCTCTCTATACTATTCAAAGTACATTTACTGAAAAAATTGGAGATAAGAATGACATTCTGGGCGTGTTGTCCCTCATCATATATACCATATTCCTCGTACCTATGACTAAGTATGTCTTCACTGTCTTATGGGCAAACGACAATGGCAATGGTGAGTTATAAGATGTCCCTCACTGCTATCTCAATAGTAGTTTAATTTTTCTATCCCATTTTATGTAACGCTATCATTATATGGAGAGTTAAACAATTTGTCTTTGATTAAAATTGTCAAACTCTCTTTAACATTTTGAATTAGTAGTTATTGTtgaagtttgacaaaatgtttgtcccacatcggtgggaaaacaaaagttggggggattttccccctataaaagaaggcttaatgtttaggatttaaacacacctctcatttgccttctcatctgtttaaggcatttgtatcttctctctttagtattatttcacttgtatttttggagtgaaataaaatattggttgtgtccgaggagtaggcaaaattagccgaacctcgtaaattctggtgttccctttattgttgctttattgtcttatttattatttggtggctgtcataatttttggtatagtagttgtgacttattcacactatatacatttggcttccgcaacaattggtatcagagccaaggtactgtctaagtatgctctgtggttgcagcatagtctgatcttccacatcagaaaagatttatcttggtaactgagtcaaggttctgtctgagtatgctctgtggttgcagcttagtctgatcttccacaccagaaaggaaataatcttgatttgtgtcgtcagctattaaataatatttgtgtcaaagatgggagacaataaacaagaagaatctacatcaagtgtcaacaatacgtcatcattggcatcttcgcttatgacaagaattgtgtcaaatgcgaaatttgcggtcgaaatatttgacgggtccggacattttgggatgtggcaaggcgaggttctagatgtcctttttcaacaagggctagatctggccattgaagaaaagaaaccagatgttattggagaagaagattggagaattatcaaccgtgttgcttgcggtaccattcgatcctaccttgctagagagcagaaatatccatacacaaaggaaacttctgcaagtaaattatggaaagcactggaggataaatttttgaagaaaaacagtcaaaataaattgtacatgaagaagagactgtttcacttcacctatgttcctggtaccacgatgaatgaacatatcaccagtttcaataagttggtcacagatttgcaaaatatggatacaacttatgatgatggtgacttggccttaatgttgttggcgtcacttcctgatgagtacgagcaccttgaaactactctactccatggaaatgacgaaatttctctcagagaagtttgttcggctttgtacagctatgaacaaagaaagcgagaaaaacagaagggcggagaaggagaagcactgtttgtgaggggtcgtcctcaaaatcaaacgaggacaaagaagggaagatccaagtcaagatccagacccagcaaagatgaatgtgccttttgtcgagaaaaagggcactggaagaaagactgtccgaagttgaagaataaggccaaacataacaatggaaaggctattatggattcaaatgtagctgattgtgatgattcagacttctcattagttacaacagagtcatcaacatcatcagacatatggttgatggactcggcttgtagctatcatatgtgtcccaacagggactggttcgtggaatttcaagaaggagaatatggagtcgtccacacagcggataacagccctcttacctcatatggcattggttcaatacgattaaggaaccatgatggaatgatcagaacattgatagatgttcgatatgtaccggatttgaagaagaatctcatctctgtgggagccctagaatcaaaagggttcaaaatcattgcagaaaatggagtgatgagagtatgctccggtgcactagtggtaatgaaggctaatcggaagaataataatatgtaccgctatcgtggcagtacagttattgggacagcgacagtgacatccagtgacgacaaagaggcagaagcaaccaagctatggcacatgcgcttgggacatgctggaggaaaatccttgaaaactctatcagatcaaggattgttaaaaggagtaaaggcttgcaacttggagttttgtgagcattgtgttaaagggaaacagacaaaggttaaatttggtacagcgatccataatactaaaggcattttggattatgtacactcagatgtttggggtccttccaaaacaccttcattgggtgggaagcactattttgtaacctttgttgatgatttttcccgaagagtatgggtgtatacaatgaagagcaaagatgaagtgttgggaatttttctcaaatggaagacgatggtggagaatcaaacaggcaagaggatcaagtgtattcgcacagacaatggaggtgaatacaaaaatgatcatttcaataaggtctgtgaaaatgatggcatcgtccgacacttcactgttagacatacaccacaacaaaatggagtggcagaacgtatgaaccggaccttgctggagaaggtacggtgtatgttgtccaatgctggcttgggcaaagaattttgggctgaggcaattacatatgcatgccacctcattaatcgtctaccatctgctgctattgatggcaagacaccatttgaaaaatggtatggaaaacctgttgtagattataactctttgcacgtgtttggctcaactgcatattatcatgtgacggagtcaaaattggatccaagggcaaagaaggctatttttatgggaattacttctggagtcaaaggatatcgcttatggtgtcctatgacaaagaaagtaatattcagcagggatgttacctttgatgaatctgctatggtaaataaggtaacagaagataccaaacaaaataaaggtgcttctaagcaggtggagtttgagggaaaatttatttttcctacacaagaagcagaggaggaaacaaatgaagattaccctctggaaggagagccagtagaggagattccaactcaggaacctcaacaacaacttgaatcaatagcaaccagcaggccaaaaagaacaataacgaaacctgttcgtctcatagagacagttgcttgtgcaacctcaattgtagctgatgatgttcctaccacttataaagatgctgtccaaagttcagaagaagataagtggaggattgccatgaatgatgaaatacagtcccttcatcagaatcatacatggagattggccaatctcccgaagggaaagaaagcaattgggtgcaaatgggtatttgcaaagaaagaaggatttcctaaccaagtaaatgttcgctacaaagcaagattggtggccaaaggatatgctcaaaaggagggaattgattacaatgaagtgttttctccagttgtaaaacattcctccattagaattatgttggctttggtagcacaattggatttggaactagttcagatggatgtaaaaactgtgtttttacatggaaacttggaggaggaaatctacatgactcagccagaaggattcaaagttgctggaaaagaaaatatggtgtgcaaacttgaaaaatcgttgtacggattgaaacaatcttctagacaatggtacaagcgatttgacgagtttatgttgcggcaagggtacaagagaagcaaatacgatcattgtgtgtatttgcacaagcttaaagatggttcctttgtatatcttctcctatatgttgatgatatgttgatagcttccaagaattcggaagaaattgataagttgaagattcaactgaagaaggagttcgagatgaaggatttgggtgaggcaaagaaaattcttggcatggagataattagagatagacgttcaaagaaactctgtttatctcaaaaggaatatttgaagagagtacttcaacgttttggcatagatgacaagactaagccagttagtactccacttgcttcccattttaagctaagtactactatgtcgccaatggatgaagctgaacgaaagtatatgtcaaaggtaccatacgcaaatgttgttggtagcttgatgtatgcaatggtttgcacaaggcctgacatttcacaagctgttggagttattagcagatatatgcacaatccagggaaggagcattggcaagctgtgaagtggattctacggtatattcataatactgtagatgtcgggttagtttttgagcaggaagacaatcagtctgtagttggatattgtgactcagattttgcgggtgatctggacaaacgaagatcaactactggttatgtgtttacttttgcaaaggcaccagttagttggaagtctactttgcagtcaacagttgctttgtctacaacagaggcagagtacatggctattacagaggctgtgaaagaggcaatttggcttcaaggattgctaaaggagcttggtgttgaacaaaaaggtatcacaattttttgtgatagtcaaagtgctattcaattagcgaagaaccaagtgtatcatgcaaggacgaagcacattgatgttcggtatcatttcgtacgagaaatcatagaagaaggtggagtcacggtgaagaaaattcatactacagagaatcctgctgatatgctgacaaaggtggtgactgcggtcaagtttcaacattgtttggatttgatcaacattgttgaaaactgaagattaaagatgaagacacaatcaaaatttgttattgagagaaaattgaagatgtggaattttgccaaggtggagatttgttgaagtttggcaaatttgtcccacatcggtgggctcttgaattttggggggattttccccctataaaagaaggcctaatgtttaggatttaaacacacctctcatttgccttctcatctgtttaagacatttgtatcttctctctttagtattatttcacttgtatttttggagtgaaataaaatattggttgtgtccgaggagtaggcaaaattagccgaacctcgtaaattctggtgttccctttattgttgctttattgtcttatttattatttggtggctgtcataatttttggtatagtagttgtgacttattcacgctatatacatttggcttccgcaacagttaTGTTGTCTTACGTCTAGCACTTTTCAACTAGTTTCAAACatgtaaattttatttcaaaaaatttgAGGAATTTATGCCCGAGTTCACACAAAATATTAAGTGCTTTGATTGTTAACACCCAACGTGTTTAATTATTTGCTTCTTTTGCACACAGGGGGAGCATTTGTGTTGTATTCCTTAATATGTCGACATGCAAACGTGAGTCTCATCCCAAACCAGGAGCCAGAGGATAGAGAGCTTTCCCGCTACGGTCTGGACATACCATCAAATCAATTCAGAAGGGCTCAGAAGATCAGACATAAGTTGGAAAACACTAAATTTGCAAGATTTTTTCTTGTCTTCCTTGCGATCCTTGGAACATCGATGGTCATTGGCGACGGAATTATCACTCCTTCCATCTCGGGTCTCTAAATATCAATATATACTCTCTATCTCATCCCTTGATCATCATATCAGACTAGGACTGCCTAAATTAACTCATAAAGATATAAACTGTCCAACCTGCTGAGTATATTTTAATGGCGAGTCAATTTGGGCACATCCCAAGTCAGCGCATCTAAAGGTTGGGCTGGTCTTGAGGTATAAATATGTAACCCAAATTGAGCCATAATATCACTTATCAAAATACAtctaaattttttttaattagatATGCAAGATATAGTCATACTCCCTCAGTTCCATATACTCTAACAATAAGAGAATTTTATACtatcaaatcacccaaaagaAAACTACAAGTAATAGTCAATAATAAACAAATAAACAAGACAGACAATCTGCTACAACAGAATAAATAACACAAATAATAATTTATATAAGATAAATCATTATTTAATCTGGTGTGTTTCATGTGCAGTTCTCTCTGCCGTAAGTGGGATCAAGCCTCTAGGCCAAGGTACAGAAATTAAAAGGATGCTAATGAATTCTTCTTTTTCGCTTATTCCTTTTCAATGATCAAACAACTGGAAAAAAATGGATAATGGTTCTTGCAGAAGCGATTGTGGGTGTTTCCGTTGCAATACTGGTAGCCCTCTTCTGTTTTCAACGTTTTGGTACGGATAAAGTGGGATACTCATTTGCTCCAGCCATATGCATTTGGTTTTGTTTAATAAGTGGTACCGGTATGTACAACTTGTTCAAGCATGATGTGAGCGTCTTACGTGCCTTTAATCCCATATACATTTTTGACTACTTCAAAGGAAATGGTAAAAAAGGATGGCTTTCTCTTGGTGGAGTTATCCTCTGCATTACAGGTTAGAATTTTATTTACAGTATCCGTATAATTAAACGGTTATACCATGCATGTTATAAGTTATCATATTTTCAAATCATAAATCTACACTTGATACAAACAGTACCTTTAATCACTTGATCAACGACCTGATTGTGTATATTATTTAGACAGCCCATTTATAAAAGTTAATCTCAGTAGCTTATTACTCCTGCATTATCTCCAGTGGAGTTTCTCTACTCATCTCTCTTGCCCTACTTCCTGTCTGTGTTCTTATCTGGTGAAAGACTATTTTATGAAACTATTACAGGATCTGAAGCTATGTTTGTTGATTTGGGTCACTTTAGTGTGCGGTCTGTTCAAGTAAGTCTTctgcattttttattttcttctttgccCTAAGTAATCGCAAAGATGTACTTCCTCTGTCCCTTTGTATGTGGCGCACTTTTCGTTTTAAATTGCCCTTTATTATATTTGATATTTGTTTCCAGTTTTTGGTCAATCTGAGTGAACTCACCATGTATATATGTTGCAGATAAGCTTCAGTTGCGTAGTATTTCCATCTATCCTCTCTGCTTATATTGGGCAAGCTGCTTACCTTACAAAATTCCCAGAAAATGTGGGGAATGCTTTCTATGCCTCTGTTCTGGGCAAGTCTCCTATGTATATGTGACAAATTTGTTAACTTTTTCATATTCCTTATATATATTGAGGCCTTTTGGGTTAAAGCCCAATAGGAAAATACTGCGAGGCACCAAAGATCGGACCAAAGCGGACAATATTGTGGCAGTTGAGCCTGGGTCGTGAAAGATAAACTAATCATAAAATTATTTACTTTATCAATACCATGCATAATATTGATTTTGTTGGTGCTGCTTACAGATCCAATTTACTGGCCAACATTTGTAGTGGCTGTTGTTGCGGCCATTATTGCAAGTCAAGCAATGATATCTGGAGCTTTTTCTATTGTGGCTCAGGCCCAAAGTCTAGGTTGTTTCCCAAGGGTGAAGGTAATTCACACATCTGCAAAGCACGAGGGTCAAGTTTACATCCCCGAGTTGAATTACTTCCTCATGGTTGCATGTGTTGTAGTTACTCTCAGCTTCAAAACCACAAGAAATTTGGGGAATGCTTATGGAATTTGTGTGGTTAGTGCTGAGCTTACAACCACAAATATGATGACATTAGTAATGCTTCTTATATGGAAAATTAGCATATGGCGGATTATCCTATTCTACGTGGTGTACGTTACCATAGAATCTACATATCTATCCACTCAGCTGACAAAGTTCGTGCAAGGTGGTTTTCTACCTTTGGCTTTCTCATTTGTGCTCGTGATCATTATGGGGAATTGGCACTATGTTCAAAAACATAGATATGAATTCGAGCTTAAGAACAAGGTTTCAAGTgactactgtgagcacgtgatttttgtcttacgcgacaatcgctccaaaagaaataaaaaataataacaaatggtcctgctgtacaatttttggattttacgtggcactttgttaattatttatgattttttgcccattttttatttttattaaaacaaaatacaaaaaatgtatgtgtcatgcgtagtttgaaccgtaatccggttattaaatagaaaaatcataaataggcatctttgtccgtgatttttgttttgttgattttacctgctttaaatattttaatatatgtgtgcaaataattgtattaagtgtttatgtaattttaatttgatttacttaggttttgtttttaaaaataaaaaataaaataaaaagagagtgcAAATTGGGCTGAAATCAGTTTGGGCCTATTTCATTTTAATTCGAGGCCCaaactcaaacccaaaacccctGTGTAACCCGGTCCACAACAGCTGACACccagagcgtccaaacgacgtcatAGTGACCTAGtctgatctaggccgttgatctcagattgatcaacggccaagatcacttccccattaACCCATGAACAAACCCGATCCATTCCgcccggaccgacccaacccccttatgtctaaaacgacaccgtttccagttagttgaaggatcctagcccttcatcgtgcctcatccaacggccgagatcagcccacccattccatatataagcctcctaccataccctgccccctatccaagaccccgccttcgtcctcatccctttccccacgaaaccctagccgcccccttattcctcgccattaatcccggcggcataaacgccggtgacctccaccttaacaccataggaccgcctcacccccctgaacatggatctgttgaccatttagttcgaatcatcccttaggttctcgaatcttcatttgaagattcgagcaaaactcgatccacaccgatgcaccccagtttcataccagatagtccccggacctccctcgtgaccaaaccatgcctggtttggtccgaatctaaccaaggaaacccaagtcccaaatctaccatctacgaaccctagaaaccccaagcctggtccgTGTCTGTTCaagccaagagattagggtctaatgaaccttaatcgaagtgtttctcatttgagaaacacttcgattaaagtccgttcaaccttgagGAGGATCTGTTCAAAACAcaagtggatttttctgattttttctttcaaagcTTTAAGGTAAGTTaattctcttttctttatttcagttcgtgtgtttgtgtGTTGTTAAAGGTCTGTCCGTATGGCCAAACGCCTTGTTTTagtttgtgtttttgaactgctattgTCCACCTTGTCCGGACCTTTGTATTAGGTCAAGTCTTTCTTCATAATGTGTGTGTGTAAACTGTATATTCAATTGAATTCGTAATTGGTCATTCAATTAGCTCCCAAGGTCGTTTCTGTATtaacattgcaatctgaaccccttgtgtgatactcttggatttctgatttttggctacgattgtacatgttatgattaatatagtcgagtcgacatgtgtcgtcaattagtttcagttgtctgatcaataacaaattgacctgcttctgttaagcatgGCCTGAATCTATTAAAAACTGAGTTCAGCTgcttataattgttaatttgaatcagaaataaaAGGGTTGGATTGTTAGTTAAggtctgaattggagggcatgggCATTGgggcacaacatgtgcataaagacccctttttgattaaaatagtttgacagcacatgctatcagattatattcttgctgcccatggcCTGTTTAGTTTAAATATTAAAGGGTACTGTCAGGAATATGATGGGAAGGTTTTTATACTTAAATgtttgagtggaaactgaaaagaggttagcacatgggaggggtgttctgaTTGTCCAACAGGTTGTTAAAGGGCTGATTTTAGGTGTATAAAAGGGAGAAAAAACTTcagtaaaaaaaaacaaaaaaaaagaggacATTGATAATAAAAAAGATACAGATAGAAAACTCATAAGGAATATTTGAGAgttgagttctgaaaaacagaaaactggagaGAATTCTTCTTGACAACTCAAGTAAAATTTCAAAACTGAAAATTGGCACTGGATTTTGAAGagaaaagagatagtgagagAAAATAGAGGGGCTTATACAGATACACATTCGagaggaaaatatacagaaaattAGCAACTGTTTCTTCCTTGTTTGTGTGACTCTCAGTTTGTTCAGcctgttcaatcaactctgttttctttcaagtatcagctgagttcattggttgattcacattgtttgtttctcctggaTTTGGTCTGCCTTGGAGTTTTGTTCCTACTGTATTGTTTGCTGTTGTCTTTCTGCCATTTTTTCATCGGCTCTtactgtatcttgcactgggagctGTCCTAtttgtacctgctgttactgttgctgtttggtattgcttctattgctctactgaccccttgcttcttctgttgtatccaaacatccaggtacatactaagactttgcatatgatgtaacaatgaaaacatgaaatcaaagatatgcaggagtttaatcattcgtttgctgcagttacagttttTACGAATGTTATTAGATTTGTGTAATTCATTTAGTTTGTAATCCAATAAAGAAACACATTAGGTAGCCTTGTACTTAATCGCAACTTAGTTCGTCCTAAATTGTGATTTCGTTTGCTTAATGGGTTGTCTGATAAGGAATGTATGAGTGTTTTGGCACACAGATAATTAGGCAATCTTTCAACTAATATTCTGCATGCATAGAACAGAATGCCTTAATCTTGCCAGATATGATGTAGTTTTATTGAATCGTTGTAGGTAGTTCACATGATCCTGTTCAAACTCTATTAGTAATAGTTTCCGATAAGTTAATTCCACTGACCTGGTTTAAATAGGCGAGTTTCGAACTCGTCTGAAGAACATTTATCATACACTTTTAGCAGTTCTATTAATCTTGTATATTAATTTCCCCTGACAATTTAACAACATGTTCATCCATGAAataaggcacaaaacaattcacgcctcataaaatcagataatcaaataaGGATCTGAAGctggtcaagcatgtaattagcacgtaatcctctttctttcattttattagagacgaacacaatagaaatgtagtcgctataggtttatcctctTAAATAAAatcgagacgagcctcgccaaataaaaatgcaaattgcggggccctcaatcactaaccataataaatatttagaattcaggacaggccgtttagtgaatttcatggccttccccaaaaataataacgcgtttagactctttaggcgcggctcaattaaattacattcttaaactcgggtgcacattgatgtgacccgaatccaaatctcaacggagtcgaaatgtgttaacaactacgggtgcattgattgcgacgtggctcgagatacattttcacgacgttgcaattctataaaaatagataataataaaagcagtttaaacttaataaaagcacataagtcacaacatgtatttaaatcagatatttagccattataacaatttaagcgaccgtgctagaaccacgggattcgagggtgcctaacaccttccctcgggtcaacagaattccttacttagaatttctggttcgcagacttcatttggaaaagtcgaaaatttcctcgatttgggattcaagataaaccggtgacttgggacaccaaaagccaaacctttcccaagtggcgactctgaattaaataaataatcccatttcgaatattgtcacttaaattggaaaaactccctcacgcattttaCCCTCCGGGGCGGGcgtgcaaaaaggaggtgtgacagctctggcgactctgctggggaaacttgacccagaaccactggttcagggttcaagaattcgagcttagaataattgttatatttggctttattatctgatctttattacatgtttttgcataacgtgctaaatgttgtcttttaccgctttgatattatctgaactgtatataaactgtgccgaaacctttctcttcttacctccggggagaagctcgctggtcgagactccctattctgttagtgtcaatacctgaaataagaaagaggtcggacaagttacaaagccggacgatctcgcgggtccccggtacgtagccccctcctcgactcgagttgtccgctcgggtacacagtctagaacaaatacccagggtataaacctagtataacgaaacttcatgccggatccctagtaggaacgtttatttgcatcacgttgcatttgacttagggggctcaacacaggagttgggtccgtctaggacaggcaacctgaagtgaaaagaccactctgctgcatcctatttgttttgcgcatctatttgcttcggttccgcatgctgaccggtttctaaaaaaaaaaagggaaaatagcagtgtagggagataattacttattttggaaaaataaaaccaatgtcaaagtagtgtcaaaacctcaccggaattttcctaaaaaaaaattcttctagtttgatttatttaaaaaaaaacatataaaaaaaatttctttttttatcactttcaaaataaaaaaggatatttatttaaaagcaaaagataaaaaaaaacgagaaattcataattcaaaaaaaaatgttgtttctttcgtagtacctcctttctaaattcagactaatagtccaaatattttcttaaaaaaatatatatatataataaatattttctttagtctttacctcttttcaaaaaaaataataataaaaaatatattcttgctttctgggtttgattgattttctctattcatgatgtaccgaactacgccggtttgattctcaccggatgtgagatacgtaggcaacccccatcgggttcaaccccaccttttACTAAAAAAACGaacaaatagtaataataataatagtaaaaatgtgtcaaaattttaattctgtcacgaataaatcaggtgat encodes the following:
- the LOC104234243 gene encoding potassium transporter 5-like; amino-acid sequence: MASSDRDLHTEEVAENKSNIGQLKGHKVSWAKLYRVDSLNLEAGKVSNSLAGHASKDDRKTILSLAFQSVGVIYGDLGTSPLYTIQSTFTEKIGDKNDILGVLSLIIYTIFLVPMTKYVFTVLWANDNGNGGAFVLYSLICRHANVSLIPNQEPEDRELSRYGLDIPSNQFRRAQKIRHKLENTKFARFFLVFLAILGTSMVIGDGIITPSISVLSAVSGIKPLGQEAIVGVSVAILVALFCFQRFGTDKVGYSFAPAICIWFCLISGTGMYNLFKHDVSVLRAFNPIYIFDYFKGNGKKGWLSLGGVILCITGSEAMFVDLGHFSVRSVQISFSCVVFPSILSAYIGQAAYLTKFPENVGNAFYASVLDPIYWPTFVVAVVAAIIASQAMISGAFSIVAQAQSLGCFPRVKVIHTSAKHEGQVYIPELNYFLMVACVVVTLSFKTTRNLGNAYGICVVSAELTTTNMMTLVMLLIWKISIWRIILFYVVYVTIESTYLSTQLTKFVQGGFLPLAFSFVLVIIMGNWHYVQKHRYEFELKNKVSSDYCEDLAKNPDIKRVPGIGLLYSELVQGIPPIFPHFVSNIPSVHSIIVLVSIKSIPINKVALEEQFLFRHVQPREYKVFRCVVRLGYNDQLGKPEEFENQLVEHLKEFIRDEYYILAAHADQVADREIEPAVSGQLVAGNSPRVYTEEELEQQVDSRVSSAGSIRSMNTSAAQSNHSSNRIQMVSPSLEEVEVMQFVEKAKERGVFYLLGEAEVVTKQDSSFLKKFVVNYAYNFLRKNFRQGEKVMAIPRTRLLRVGMTYEL